One genomic segment of Anticarsia gemmatalis isolate Benzon Research Colony breed Stoneville strain chromosome Z, ilAntGemm2 primary, whole genome shotgun sequence includes these proteins:
- the yps gene encoding Y-box binding protein ypsilon schachtel codes for MADTEKAPQPQPQQQQQQEQQPPQQPQQAKAAKQKQVIAEKVSGTVKWFNVKSGYGFINRNDTKEDVFVHQTAIARNNPRKAVRSVGDGEAVEFAVVAGEKGYEAAGVTGPGGEPVKGSPYAADKRRGFHRQYYPRPGGGRGGEGAPRRGGMGRRGPPPNQGGAQGDEGQEGGAAPQQRSYFRRNFRGGRRGGGPGPMNRGGYRRVRPRNFQQGQGQQPQAGQPNQAPRQNGQEGEAPATTSSPQQQQAKPKANNKPAGTTIETTTNESQA; via the exons ATGGCTGATACCGAAAAGGCGCCGCAGCCGCAGCCCCAACAGCAGCAGCAACAAGAGCAGCAACCCCCACAGCAACCGCAGCAAGCTAAAGCGGCTAAACAAAAGCAGGTCATTG CGGAGAAAGTTTCGGGAACCGTCAAATGGTTTAATGTGAAGAGTGGATATGGTTTCATCAACAG gaaTGACACCAAGGAGGATGTGTTTGTGCATCAAACTGCTATCGCCCGGAACAACCCTCGCAAGGCTGTGCGCTCGGTCGGCGACGGGGAGGCGGTGGAGTTTGCCGTGGTTGCCGGGGAGAAAGGCTATGAAGCAGCCGGAGTTACTGGTCCCGGTGGTGAGCCAGTAAAGGGCTCGCCGTATGCAGCTGATAAACGCCGCGGCTTCCACCGCCA GTATTATCCCCGTCCAGGAGGCGGACGTGGCGGTGAAGGCGCTCCACGCAGAGGTGGCATGGGACGTCGTGGACCCCCGCCCAACCAGGGGGGTGCACAGGGGGATGAAGGTCAGGAGGGAGGCGCGGCACCACAACAGCGCAGCTACTTCCGCCGCAACTTCCGTGGTGGACGCCGCGGTGGCGGTCCCGGGCCCATGAACCGCGGTGGATACCGTCGCGTGCGCCCACGTAACTTCCAGCAGGGCCAGGGTCAGCAGCCGCAGGCTGGCCAGCCGAACCAGGCCCCGCGTCAAAATGGACAGGAGGGAGAAGCCCCAGCCACCACTTCTTCACCACAGCAACAACAGGCCAAACCTAAAGCCAACAACAAGCCTGCTGGTACCACCATTGAGACCACAACTAATGAGAGCCAGGCCTAA